The DNA region TCCGCGCCCTCCCGAATTTCCGGCGTCTTCTCGAACTGCGCGTAGTCAGCCAATTCGGCGACGGCCTGTTCTCGGCCGGGCTGGCCGGCGCTTTGCTGTTCAACCCCGAACGCGCTGCGACCCCGTGGGCCATCGCCGGCGCCTTCGCGGTGCTGTTCCTGCCCTACTCGCTGCTGGGACCGTTCGCCGGCGCGCTGCTGGATCGCTGGGATCGTCGGCTGGTCCTGGTGGGCGCCAACCTCGGTCGGCTGGTGCTGATCCTCGGGGTCGGGCTGCTGCTGGCGACCCGCGCCAGCGACCTCGCGGTGCTGTGCGGCGCGCTGTTGGTCAACGGTTTCGGCCGCTTCGTCGGCTCGGGCCTGTCGGCGGCGCTGCCGCATGTCGTCCCCCGCGATCAGGTGGTGTCGATGAACTCGGTCGCGATCGCCGCCGGGGCGTTGGCCGCGTTCGCCGGCGCCAACTTCATGCTGGTGCCGCGCTGGCTGATCGGGGCGGGCGACACCGGTTCGGCGGCCATCATCTTCATGGTCGCGGTTCCGGTGACCCTCGCCCTGCTGCTGGCGCTGAGGTTCCCGGCCCGGGTACTCGGCCCCGACGACACCGTCCGCACCGACCACGGCTCGGCGGTGCGCGCGGTGGCCAGCGGCTGGCTGCGCGGCGCCCGGACCGTGTGGGCCGTGCCCCCGGTCGCCGCGACGCTGGCCGGGCTGGCGGTGCACCGAATGGCGTTCGGCATCAACACCTTGCTGGTGCTGGTCATCGTCCGGCACACCGATGTCCCGACCGTCGGGGTCGCCGGGTTGGGCACCGCGGTGGTGTTCGTGGCCGCCACCGGCACCGGCTCCTTCCTGGCCACCGTTCTCACGCCGGCAGCGGTGCGGCGTTGGGGCCGGTACACCACCGCCAACGCCGCGCTGGCCGCCGCGGCGCTCGTGCAGGTGGCCGCGGCGACCCTGCAGCTGCCCGTGCTGGTGCTGTGCGGCCTGGCCCTGGGCGCGCTGGGCCAGGTGGTCAAGCTGTGTGCGGACAGCGCCATGCAGATCGACGTCGACGACCCGCTGCGCGGACATGTGTTCGCCGTTCAGGATTCACTCTTCTGGGTCTCGTTCATCGCCGCGGTCACCGCCGCGGCCGCCGTCGTCCCGCCCGACGGGCAAGCTCCCCTGCTGGCGCTGGCCGGCTCACTGCTCTATCTCGGCGGGCTTGCCGTGCACGCGGCCGTCGGGCGTTTACGGTGAGGTCATGGGTTCCGCCGGAGCGATCATCGATGACCTCGTCGCCGAGAGCACCGAACTCGACGCCCTGGTGGCGCCGCTGGCAGCGGACGACTGGGCGCGCCCGACCCCGGCGCCGGGCTGGACCGTCGCCCATCAGATCGCGCACCTGCTGTGGACCGACCGGGCATCGCTGGTCTCGGTCACCGACGAGGCGGGTTTCGGCGACGTGCTGGCGTCGGCCGCGGCCAACCCCACCGGGTTCGTCGATGCGGCCGCCGAGGAACTCGCCACAATGCCGCCGCCGGAACTGCTGGCCGACTGGCGCCGCACCCGCACGCTGCTGCACGACGCGCTGCGCACGGTGCCCGACGGCCGCAAGCTGGTCTGGTTCGGCCCGCCGATGAGCGCCGCATCGATGGCCACGGCGCGGCTGATGGAGACCTGGGCCCACGGTCTCGACGTCGCCGATGCGCTCGGGGTCCAGCGCGAGCCCACCGCGCGGCTGAAGTCGATCGCGCACATCGGGGTCCGGACCCGCGACTACGCCTACGCCGTGCACGGCGAAACCCCGCCGGGCGCACCGTTTCACGTGGAACTACGCGCGCCCGACGGCGACACCTGGACGTGGGGACCGCCGGACGCCGCACAGCGGGTGACCGGATCGGCCGCGGATTTCTGTGCGTTGGTCACGCAGCGCCGACCGCGGCGCGAACTCGATGTGGTCGCCCACGGCCCCGACGCCGAGCACTGGCTGACCATCGCGCAGGCCTTCGCGGGGCCGCCCGGGCCGGGACGCTGAGCGCGCCAGCGCGACTGCGGAGCCGGACCGCATCAGGCTCCGCGTGGGCCGCTGAGCGCCCGCGCGAAGCGGAGCCACGCCGCATCAAGCACCGCGCGGGCCGCTGAGCGCGCCAGCGCTCGGCCTCGCTACAGCGCGCCCGCGTCGTCGGCGGCGCCGTCGCCGTCGGAATCCACCAACTTGATGTCCATCCGACCGTCCCCGTCGACGTCGACGAAGCCGACCGATCCGTCCTCGGCGATCACCCGGTCGGCCAACCCGTCCCCGTCGCCGTCCCACAGCCGGTCGTCGGCCAGCCCGTCGGCGTCGAAATCGACCAGCGGACCGCCGGACTGTTCCACGCCGTCGAGGCCGTACCAGCGCAGGCCCGTGCCGGTGCCCGGCGCCGCGGCCGCCACCGCCCAGGTCCCGGAACCGTCATCGGTGAACCACTCGCCGGCCGGTCCGGCGTAGTTCAGCACGGCGTGGTCGGCCAGCCCGTCGGCGTCCAGGTCGACCAGCGCGTCGTCGAACGTCCCGTCGCCGTCGAAATCCACCGCGACCCCGTCCAGGATGCCGTCGCTATCGGCGTCGACGTCGGGTTCGGCGGTCCACATCGAAGCGGTGCCGTCGTCGGCACCCATGCAGTACTCCATACCCGGATCAGACGGGCGAGCCGCCCGCGGCGTTCCACCATTTCAACAATTCGTCGACGGCCTCGTCGTGGCTCAGCGGCCCGCGCTCCATCCGCAGTTCCTTGAGGTGGTTCCACGCCCGCCCGACCTGCGGACCGGCCGGGATGTCGAGCAGCTTCATGATCTCGTTGCCGTCGAGGTCGGGCCGGA from Mycolicibacterium sp. MU0053 includes:
- a CDS encoding MFS transporter — translated: MGDPRVSPAVWRSVRALPNFRRLLELRVVSQFGDGLFSAGLAGALLFNPERAATPWAIAGAFAVLFLPYSLLGPFAGALLDRWDRRLVLVGANLGRLVLILGVGLLLATRASDLAVLCGALLVNGFGRFVGSGLSAALPHVVPRDQVVSMNSVAIAAGALAAFAGANFMLVPRWLIGAGDTGSAAIIFMVAVPVTLALLLALRFPARVLGPDDTVRTDHGSAVRAVASGWLRGARTVWAVPPVAATLAGLAVHRMAFGINTLLVLVIVRHTDVPTVGVAGLGTAVVFVAATGTGSFLATVLTPAAVRRWGRYTTANAALAAAALVQVAAATLQLPVLVLCGLALGALGQVVKLCADSAMQIDVDDPLRGHVFAVQDSLFWVSFIAAVTAAAAVVPPDGQAPLLALAGSLLYLGGLAVHAAVGRLR
- a CDS encoding pullulanase, with the translated sequence MEYCMGADDGTASMWTAEPDVDADSDGILDGVAVDFDGDGTFDDALVDLDADGLADHAVLNYAGPAGEWFTDDGSGTWAVAAAAPGTGTGLRWYGLDGVEQSGGPLVDFDADGLADDRLWDGDGDGLADRVIAEDGSVGFVDVDGDGRMDIKLVDSDGDGAADDAGAL
- a CDS encoding TIGR03084 family metal-binding protein → MGSAGAIIDDLVAESTELDALVAPLAADDWARPTPAPGWTVAHQIAHLLWTDRASLVSVTDEAGFGDVLASAAANPTGFVDAAAEELATMPPPELLADWRRTRTLLHDALRTVPDGRKLVWFGPPMSAASMATARLMETWAHGLDVADALGVQREPTARLKSIAHIGVRTRDYAYAVHGETPPGAPFHVELRAPDGDTWTWGPPDAAQRVTGSAADFCALVTQRRPRRELDVVAHGPDAEHWLTIAQAFAGPPGPGR